GTTGCGCATTTTGTTGTAGAATTAGGCATGCCAAGTGTTTGATGAATTGGCATATTAGCTTTAGGGTCGAGctggtgaagtctgagtagccgtttaaatcatgtgaatcaaCCCGTGTAAAGTATGGTAGAATAGCACCTTTGTCGCTCGACCATTTGGTGTCTTATGTTCTTTAGGCCTTGTTCCTAAACACTATACAAATTAAGCTTTCCATTGACTATCTTTTCGAATGAAAGAACTTAAGGTCTAAACTACACGTATTGGGATGAATGCTTTACAAAGATGGTGTGTAATTTTAACTTTCTAactttataaaaaaaatttactttttaagGGATTTATTATTCTGGACTACTACTGGTCTAAAGAtcctaaaaatttaaattaaatgcTCGGATTAATTAACATGGCATTAGATCCAAACTTTCATAAACCTTTTTCCACAATTGCTTTTCTCTATCTATGATATCACTAAGCTTCTCAGTTTCTCTGAAATCTTCCACAAGTAGAAGTAATGAGATGGTCTTGGGCTGGAAATTGACAATACTATTTTGAAGTATTATCATTTTTAGTACGTGTCAGAAATTATTTATATCTGatagccgaaaaaatatataaaacttgtataatttttgtatataacatacataatgtgtatatatatacaaaaaatatacaaattttatacgtTTTTTCGGTTATTATTTTTACAGtggctatacagtgtcatttcTCCTACTATTTTCAACTATGGGTTAATCCAAGCGGGTTTACATATATTTCAGTGGGCAAACTTACATTTATTCGGGTACTGACTTAAGAAGGATTAAGGAAAGGCATCTAATGCCAAGTTAAGGGGGCCAAATTCTTTAAAATTGTGAGAAATTGCTACTAATAATTGAGTTAGATTTTGGTACAGTCATCAACAATTTAAATACTAGAAGAAAATGACAAATGATACAATCATGGAAAAAGTTAGTAGCATTTAAGTGATATGAGTAGATTGAGATGCAATCTAAATGTTAGTCATTAATCACTATTGGACGAAAGTTTTGCACCCAATATTTATACCAACCTAATAAATAAAGTAtagtaataattattattttctgAATTATGCgagattttttttttgggagAAATCAAGGTGGCAGTAGAAATTGTTTTAAAAGAATTTTCTGATGACTTGTTTCGTTTTTATGGTTGAATGAACTGTAGAACTAAAAGTAAATTTGACATTGGTAGAAAGCCATAGATGTTGTAAATGGGATAACTAATATTTCAAACTTTGGAGCatcaaataatattttatttcatcACTTTTCTTAATGATTAATCGAGTGAAATATACATATTTCTTATACTACTAAAGTTTTAAATTATTTCATCCAGTGTTGTACAATATGTTTAGAATTTATATGCTCATGTGTTATAAAACATACTACTAGTATTACTTAAGAGAAATTACAGTTgactaaaaaaaaagaagatattaCAGTTGAAAATTAAATTTGAATTATAAAGCTAGAAAGATGAAATCATGGTTCTCTCCCCATCAATTTCATAAATAAATTTGTTTAAGAAATATTTTATTAATCTGATTCTTAAGTACTCCCTCAGTTTCATTTTATGTGCCCGTATTATTATTTGGGGGAGTCAAACACTTTTTCTTtaacaataatattttaaataatttaatatgttACTTTATATcagtacttttttttttttataattatcagtgtacaaattttatttttaaaaaaatgtataCCAAAATTTACATAGATAAATAAGTGTTTTGATTCCGTATTCCGAACCTCTTTACATAAATTGGGAGAGAAAGGAAGTAGTAATGTAGTACCCTCTCCATCCAAATTTATGTGACACATTTATGTTTTTAGTTTGTCTaggaaaaaaattctttttgaaaaCTATTTAAACTTAGCATTTCTATTTTAATCTTAATTCATCACTTGTTGTCTATTTATTTGCTGTCTTTTTCGATGCTgattctattattattatggatctaTTGTCTCTGAACCTAGAATCTCCCGGAAACAACTTCTCTATCCCtccggagtaggggtaaggtctgcatacattcTAACCTCCTCATACCCCACTAGTGGGATCTTaataacttcttcttcttcttgttgttgttgtaattcaTCACTTGGTGGAACACATGTAATATGAAATTTCATTCTTTTACAAAGagtataataacaacaacaatccagtataattTCATGTATGAGGTCTGGGGAGaatagtgtgtatgcagaccttacccctgcctcggaggatagagaggttgttttcgaaAGATTTTCGGCACAAGTAGATGAATTCTTTCACAAagagtaaaaaaataaaagagtaatTTAAATATTTTACCTATATTTGACTTATATGCCATTCCTTTAGCATTGCTGTCTATTAACCATCTAATTTTGTTGGGTTTTTCCTGAAAGGGTTTTGTTTGTCTACTGCTAAacacgagagagagagagagagagagagagagtgttgtTCTCTTCAGTTAGTTTAATCACACACAGATAAAGTAAAACCTTTCCCCCACCCAACACTCCCTTTTTCTTTATTATActtatctttttcttcttctttcctctttaatttctctattttctttttacAAGTTAAAccagagaagagagagagaagaaggaAACAAGAACTGGAAAAAAGACTCCATCTTTACTGTGTATTGTTAAGGGGGAAGCTTTGATGGATCTATAGATCTAACACTTTCAGACCCACATGGATTGTTATGTCTTTTTTCAGATCTCAGTCATTTTCAGTTGAAAAGATTCAGTAACTGACCAGAAAAAAATATAGCATAATAAAGGCCTAATTGCATCAAAGTCTTATCTTTCTATTATTTTTTCAAGAAGGTAATTCTCTAAGCTGTGAACTTTATTTGATTTGTGTGCTTTCTTGGATTACTGTTAGTTTGTTCATTTGGGTATGTCACTACAGGATTGACTGGTTTTCAGTGTAGACTGTAGTGTGTAAATTTTCCCCAATTTGCTTCTTGTCATTGCTGATGTAGTCTGGAAATTGCTAGGTTGTTGGTCATGATTTTTTTTGATAAAGTAGCAAACTTACCTCTCGATTTTGATATTCGCGCTTTGATTCATGATTTGAAGCTTCCAATGAGTGTATATGATGTATTTGGACTTGTGCGTCTGTTCGGATTAGGACCCGAGGGGCTCAGTAGCATTTCGGCACCATTGTATGAAaattgaggaaaagcccaaaacCATACACCATGTTTAGCTTTAGAGTTAAAATAATACACATTCTTTAACATGGTGCACTAGTAATCCTTTTTCTTTAACATAGTGGTGCACTTTTAATCACAATCATAAACACCGTTATAAATTTTAACGGGACTTCCTAAAGTGCAAGAATTGAAGACTTCTTTATTCAAAGAATGCCCCACTCACAATCTTTTTAGCATAAAAATTGTCTCTCTGTCTCCTCCTTTCTTGAAAAGAGAGTAATACCAAGCAGAACAAATTAATTCAGTGATTGAGGATCACTACTCTTAAGAAattacaataaaataaaatagtcaTAGTACAAgtcttgattgataacaagatcggTCTTTAGAAGTTGAATAGAGCAACAAATTAGAATTCATGAAATATTTCTCTAATATGAATTTAAGCACAACAAGATTTCTTTTGCAGGAGCCTTTTTTGCAGCTTTTGTAGTTGCTTTCTCCAACTCAATCTCAGCAACAATGGCACCAATCTCAGCTTCCTCGATTGAGTTGCTTAAGCCCAACAATAACAGTAGAATTCCAGCACAGcttcaaaaaaaaataacaaaattccAGCACCATTTACAAAACcatcaataacaacaacaaaaattcccGAAACAATTGAAGTAAATATAAAGAATGAGCCATTTTTACCCCCAAAAAATTATTAAACTTCAAAAGGTAGGTCACTTTTTTGTGTAGATTGAAAACTTTCCCAAACAAATTCTGGTCCAATTTCTACTTCGACCTGTCCCATTTGCTCCTGTTCCACTTCTCCATGTCCCGCTTCATCATATCCTCTTCTAACCTGAAAAAATAATCATACAACTTTTATGTTAGTTTAAGTTTACTAAATGAAAAATTATTTCTAACATAAAAAACAACGTTACATGTAGTTTGGGACGAACTGAAGAGGTAGTTTCTTCTTGTACAATATTATATTTGCAAGTCCTTTTGTTATGGCCAGGCTTGTGACAGATACTACAATCTAGAGATTTTTGCTTTCGTTTCATCTTTGTTCGACTAGCTCCAACTTCATCTTGTTCCTTTCTTCGTAGCTTTTGCTTTCTTCCTCGCTTACTATTTCTCACAATCTTTGGAGGCAGAGGAGGAACTTTACTTGACTTAGGCCACAGTTGTGGCCCATTCATTGGAAGAATTGAGTTTTCATAAATTCTTCTATATATTTCCACCTTGTAACAATCATGGACATAGTCAAGAATATTATCCTTCTTAGCCCAAATTGCCGCAATAGCATGCTTGCAAGGGACTCCAGTGAGACTCCATTTTCTGCAACTACAAGATTTATTCTGCAAGTCAACTGCCCAATTGTCTGTAACTGTAGCTCCTAAAATTTCATAGCTCCAGTAATTAGATTTTCTAGGTATATATTCAGCAGCTGCAATCTGATTTTTGTGTAACATATCCTTGATCTTCGGACAAACATTGCCCAAATTCCATTTCTCTGCCTTCTCCCTATTAGCTAGCATTCTAGCCATGAGTAGATATCGTAATTTCTCCAAAAGTGTCACAATTGGCTTGTCTCTAGCATCAAGTATCATGCTATTAAATACTTCACACATATTATTTAGTAAGGTATCACACTTAGCATCTGAAGAGAAATGCGACATAGACCATTCGCTAGGATCTTTATCATTTAACCAAGTAGCAGCATCAGGATCTAACTTTAAAATATCTTCCATACAATTATTAAATTTACTCCTAGTAGTAGCCTTTGCAGCAGCCCAAAGTGCTTTTTTTAATGTGATGCCACCAAAGCCAGCCCTCTTGAAATTATTATGGAGGTGTCTTACACAGAACCTATGGTTAACATGAGGCAAAACTTCATTAAAAGCTTCAATAAGTCCTTTTTGTTTGTCAGACATAAAGTTCCAACCAGTCTCATGTATATTCAAGTCAGCCGCCAAATGATTCAAAAACCAAACCCATGTGTCTTTGCTTTCCTTTTCTACAATTGCATAGGCAACAGGGAATATGTTATTGTTACCATCCATGCCGACTGCAGATAATAATTGAGTCCCATACATTGGACCTTTCAACCAACATCCATCCACCCCTACTATTTTTCTACAACCCGCTCTAAAGCCAAGCTTGCAGGAAGCaaaacaaatatatattctttgaAATCTTTGTGGCTCATTAGGGATCTCGTTATCAATGAACTTCATGCAAACTGTGCTGCCCGGATTTGTCCTATCAATTTCATTGCAATAATCCCACATTATTTTATACTGATCTTTAATGTTACCATCAATTAATGCAATAGCCTTCATCTTAGCTCTTTTAGCTTGAGATAACGTCACTTGAGCTCTTAGTTCAACGCTTACTCTATCTCTGAATTCAGCCACTTTCCAATCCCTGTTTGATCCAATTTCTTTGAGGTATCTTCTTGCAATGAAAGATGACGTGATTGTCCTATTTTCATGTGCCATTCCTTACAAGTATGTATAGGATTGTAAGTTTTAACCTATAAAGCCTTGTCTCTTTGCATTCTAGAAGCCATAATTTTCCATTTGCACTCTGGATGATGTATGCAACGTGCCTCCATTCTTACACTATCGTTTCTACTGGATATACTTTCCATTCTTAACCTCATGAGTTGCTACAGCATTCTTAAACTCTTGCTTTGTCCCAAAGATATATTCTAGACCTAATACGAGGTTATCTTCATCAGTCTTTGGATTGAACTGAGGAAAGTTGAAACTTTCAGTTTCAGAATCACTATCCAAACTCTCCATGTCTTCAGAACCAACACAATCATGATCCCCTTCTATATCAACTATCTTTCTTTTTATTTCGTCACTAAGGAGCTCCCTTTCTTCCAAAATATTTTGGTTCATCTTCTCATGTGTATCAACCAACACATCATCTGATAAACTAACCTTCGAATCACTAAACTCATCAGAAGATGAAATCTCACACATAAGTTGATGGTTGTTATTTTCTTCaatatttgattcaattattgaATCCATTTTATCCATTTGAATATAAGAGTCCAAGTGTTCAAAGTATATCTCAAGTACATTGTCCTTTTGGATGATTTTACCAATTGCAGAGGCTTCAAAATCTGTAGAGATTAACTTCCATCTATTAGAAGGCCTTTCACACTTGCGCCAAAAAGTTATTGAATCACTTACCTAGCCACATATCTCTGCCATCTTCTTGAACTCAGCAATATTCAATTCTGTGGCATTTATATAATCAATGTAATCTATGTTTCCTCCAACGTAGTGCTTCTCTGGTATACGCTTCATAATTCCCCATGATATATTTTCACAGTGACAAGCGAAGCGTCGGTTATCGAATCTGAAATTACAAATAGAATACACCATAAGTGTTATTGTAAAGAAGAATAATACAAGATAGAATTGGACATTCAACATGGGCAAAACATTATATAGGCCCGAACGAAAAAAAACAACAGATAGTGGTACATGATACAATTTGCATATATAGACGAACTTAATACAGATTAGTGAAATACAAGAAGGTTTAGCAAATTAAATATGCAGAACGCAAAGCTCACACCGTAACAACAAAATTCTTCAATATGAAAATCGAGAGGAAAATCTCACCAAAAAAATGAGGTGATTCTCTTCCAGTGTTGCGCCTTAATAGCATTGTTACTTCCTAATATTTGATTATGTTGCAGATGCAATTAGGGCTGGGTATGATTTACTATTGATATTTTGGCTCCAAGAAAGGAGGAGACAAAGGGACAGGTTTTATGCTAAAAAAGATTGTGAGTGGGGCATTCTTTGAATAAAGAAGTCTTCAATTCTTGCACTTTAGGAAGTCCCGTTAAAATTTACAACGTTGTTTATGATTGTGATTAAAAGTGCACCACTATGTTAAAGAAAAAGGATTATTAGTGCACCATGTTAAAGAATGTGTATTATTTTAACTCTAAAGCTAAACATGGTGCATGGTTTTGGGCTTTTTCTCTATGAAAATTGGAACATTAGGATTcttaagtttgacttgagtctTCATTTTTAGTTGAGCCTTTGGATAAGTCCAATATAGGGTATTTGGACTTGTCGGGATGTGTTCGTGTGAGTTGGGCGTACCTCAAATAATTCCAAAGGGTATCTGCTATCTGCCACCAGCTTGCCAAGGTTCGGacagatgggaagaaatcacctagtaaTAGATTTGAACCTGAGATCTCATGGTTCTCCGCCTAATTCATTGTCTATTCTTCTTTGGTGTTGAAATTGTGTTTGGACTTTGTAACTTTCTGTTTTTACTGTGTTGATTTATTTCTTATTGGTTAAGACTAAGACCTTTCCCCAATTGTATTATTCTTGAAGTAGTTGTATAGCTGAACTTCTTGTTATATTTGCTTGTTTCCTGTTTGCAGGATAAGAGGGTAATAACCAAATTAGAGTTTAGTTAGACTGCTCTTGTGTCCATATTTTGGCTGTTGAGGAATTGGAGGTAGAGCAGAGGTGAAATGAAATGAGGGATGTTATCAAGGCTGATAAATTTCCTGAGGGCCTGTTGGCGGCCATCATCGGACCATTCTGTATATGCTGGTTCAGATGCAGCTGGACGGCAAGATGGACTTTTTTGGTATAAGGACAGTGGTCAACACTTGATTGGTGAGTTCTCAATGGCAGTTGTACAGGCCAACAATTTGCTGGAGGATCAAAGCCAGATCGAGTCGGGCTCTTTGAGCTTGCTTGATTCGGGCCCCTGCGGTACGTTTGCTGGGATATATGATGGTCATGGTGGACCTGAAACATCACGGTATATCAGTGATCACCTCTTTCAGCATCTCAAGAGTAAGCAAACTAGACTCTTTTTATTGACCAAAGTACTCGTTTATCTATTGCATTGCATCAATCCAATGTAGTTTGGAATGGTGTTGGTAAGCTAGTTAAATGCCACGCGGTATATCTTTTAATAAGGAAAATTGCagggtgttttttttttttttttgaatttaaaatagGGATAGTTACATTTTTGGGCCGCCCATAAAAAGTAATAGCCGgcaaatatatattttgtatattaagTATAAAGTATATGTACTTTGATATACATGTTATATACATAATCAGTGTATATGTTTTGTATATTTGGGCTAGCGCCCTTAATTAATTTCGaccaacaaaaatgaaaaaaacccTTTAAAATATCTAGCATATTAGCTTATTTGCCATTTGAATTAATTAGTCTGCAACTTTTATATTTTAGGGTTTGCAGCCGAACAAAATTGTATGTCTGCGGATGTAATACGAAAAGCATTTCAAGCAACAGAAGAGGGATTCTTTTCTCTGGTTGCAAAGCAATGGCCAACGAAGCCACAGATAGCTGCTGTTGGATCTTGCTGTCTTGTTGCGGTGATCTGCAATGGCACCCTTTATGTTGCGAATGTAGGTGATTCCCGAGCTGTTTTAGGAAGGCTTGTGAAGGCTACGGGGGAGGTTCTTGCGATCCAGCTTTCAGCTGAGCATAACGCGAGTATTGAATCTGTCAGACAGGAGTTGCATTCAATGCATCCAGATGATTCACAGATAGTGGTTTTGAAGCATAATGTATGGCGTGTCAAGGGTCTTATTCAGGTATATCTCTCATAATGTGAGCAACTGTACTTTAGTCTATGTTGTGTGGACTCTCCAGAATGCcgccgcacccgtgtcggatcctccaaaaatactcTACTTTTGGAGGATCGACGCACATCCGGCGGGATTTTCGGAGAGTCTGAGCAACATAGACTATAGTTGTGTTTTCGTGATTTGTGGATAGAGTTGCTTATATGGTTTCTCATTCTTGTTATTATTTCAGAGGTAGACGTATGGTTAGTATCATGTTGAGAGTTCAAAGCATTTTTATAGTTGATCAATTAAAAGGTGTGTTACTTATTGATCAGTGTATGCAGTTGTTTGTATGTGATCTATCATCTCTCTTCTAGTCTTAGCAACAAATACAAGAACAATTATTGCGCTCTTTTATCTGCGTTCAATcagattcttttatacatgtAAAGATATTTATGAGCCGTGACTCCTACTCTAAGGTGGCTTTGACGAAGATGGACATTTAAGATTTCTTGAACCCAAAAGAgattataagtctttccttcattCCCTATATtggctgatattttgatattCTAAACTCTGTTTTTCCTTCTCTATTAGTTTGCTTTATTAAGGGATGGATGTTGGTTCTCAATGACTCAAGTTATTAGTTGATCTGCTGCTCACTGCCAGTTATTGTGCTGTTTCTAACAAACTTATCTTCAATTTCCAGAGAAGGAAACggccatttttttttctttggtagTTTCATTTAAGTACAATCAGACTCTGTATAGTCCACATTAATTCATGATTGTCAAAAaggaattctaattaaaccaccAAAGGTAGAAGTGCCAACTTAACCAGAAGATAATAAGCAATCGCTTTTCTCATTTGCTATGCTGAGAAATAATTTGCACCAGGTAACAAGCAATCGCTTTTCTCATTTGCTATGCTGAGAAATAATTTGCACCAAGACCGAAACAGACTTATCCATAAAAAGGACAGATCAAGATAGACCAAATAGCCATTGATGATGCacgaaaagacaaaaaaagattTTATGGTGAGCTAAGAACAACCGGCACTTCACCACTTAATTAATGACCCAAGCATCGGTACATGTTTCAACTTTAAGCAGCTACATGTGCGTAAAACTACATTTATTTGAAGTAACAGTACTAAAGATCAGAAAGGTCAAAGGAAAGCCCGTCTTTTGTTTCTTCCGTGGGGTTTAGATTACATTGTAGTTGCACTATGTGCATGAGATCCTTTGTTTCAATCCATTCTTCATTCTGGTTATTAAACGTGACAGATATAGATGTCACCCTTTGTCCTGCTTTCTATACTTTACATGGATTCTGGACTTCATTGAAATGAATTTGCTTATTTTCTGCCCAAAGCTATTTATATGGGTTTCAATTTTAAATTCGTCTTGCAGATTTCGAGATCTATTGGTGATATATACCTTAAAAAGGCTGAATACAACAGAGAGCCTTTGTATGCGAAGTTTCGGTTGAAGGAACCTTTTAAGAGGCCCATACTGAGCGCTGATCCATCAATTACAGTTCAAGAACTCGAACCGCATGATCAATTTCTCATATTAGCTTCTGATGGTCTTTGGGAACATCTTAGCAATCAAGAGGCAGTTGATATAGTACAAAATAACCCCCGAAGCGTAAGATCTTCGACTATAGGAAACTTTTA
This genomic stretch from Nicotiana sylvestris chromosome 9, ASM39365v2, whole genome shotgun sequence harbors:
- the LOC138868175 gene encoding uncharacterized protein, whose protein sequence is MAHENRTITSSFIARRYLKEIGSNRDWKVAEFRDRVSVELRAQVTLSQAKRAKMKAIALIDGNIKDQYKIMWDYCNEIDRTNPGSTVCMKFIDNEIPNEPQRFQRIYICFASCKLGFRAGCRKIVGVDGCWLKGPMYGTQLLSAVGMDGNNNIFPVAYAIVEKESKDTWVWFLNHLAADLNIHETGWNFMSDKQKGLIEAFNEVLPHVNHRFCVRHLHNNFKRAGFGGITLKKALWAAAKATTRSKFNNCMEDILKLDPDAATWLNDKDPSEWSMSHFSSDAKCDTLLNNMCEVFNSMILDARDKPIVTLLEKLRYLLMARMLANREKAEKWNLGNVCPKIKDMLHKNQIAAAEYIPRKSNYWSYEILGATVTDNWAVDLQNKSCSCRKWSLTGVPCKHAIAAIWAKKDNILDYVHDYCEK
- the LOC104247430 gene encoding probable protein phosphatase 2C 60, with translation MLSRLINFLRACWRPSSDHSVYAGSDAAGRQDGLFWYKDSGQHLIGEFSMAVVQANNLLEDQSQIESGSLSLLDSGPCGTFAGIYDGHGGPETSRYISDHLFQHLKRFAAEQNCMSADVIRKAFQATEEGFFSLVAKQWPTKPQIAAVGSCCLVAVICNGTLYVANVGDSRAVLGRLVKATGEVLAIQLSAEHNASIESVRQELHSMHPDDSQIVVLKHNVWRVKGLIQISRSIGDIYLKKAEYNREPLYAKFRLKEPFKRPILSADPSITVQELEPHDQFLILASDGLWEHLSNQEAVDIVQNNPRSGSARRLVKTALHEAAKKREMRYSDLKKIDRGVRRHFHDDISVIVVFLDSNLVSRANSLRGPTLSLRGGGMNFPAKSLAPCATPIELGTT